The Miscanthus floridulus cultivar M001 chromosome 17, ASM1932011v1, whole genome shotgun sequence genome has a window encoding:
- the LOC136519115 gene encoding uncharacterized protein isoform X2, giving the protein MRKCMRNNTYMQKLGLPVLAQLCANTTISPEKRQQQDREDSGSEYNGEDEANSDAHLSDDDLEPPTLSSKKKTTTKKRKTGAKKEQPGMQSSVVTRGMKNRPADVNAMNNQVEIPNQATEEADAGEQNGCLAGDQHVRTELNLDGHTRNGATMNDVSENGQTQVANIAEDDLFDEENRMRGPSIGRELVQMTRSRKKRLPLVIEPGKRRPNSVMIAAKFATECNIAVRQIVPIFPHWKEYKKYPKMIDAYISRVVIHYL; this is encoded by the exons ATGAGAAAGTGTATGCGCAACAACACATACATGCAGAAACTAGGACTTCCTGTGTTAGCTCAACTGTGTGCGAACACTACTATTTCCCCAGAAAAGCGGCAGCAGCAGGACAGAGAAGACTCTGGTTCGGAGTACAATGGTGAGGATGAGGCTAACAGTGATGCCCATCTAAGTGATGATGACCTGGAACCTCCTACTTTATCATCTAAG AAGAAGACAAcaacaaagaagaggaagacagGTGCTAAGAAGGAACAACCTGGGATGCAATCTAGTGTTGTCACAAGGGGAATGAAGAATCGTCCAGCTGATGTTAATGCAATGAATAATCAAGTTGAAATCCCTAATCAGGCTACAGAGGAAG CTGATGCAGGTGAGCAAAATGGCTGCCTGGCTGGAGATCAGCATGTACGCACTGAGCTAAACCTGGATGGACACACTCGAAATGGCGCCACAATGAATGATGTCAGTGAAAATGGACAAACACAGGTTGCCAACATCGCTGAAG ATGACCTATTTGATGAGGAGAATAGGATGAGGGGACCTAGTATTGGGAGGGAACTTGTTCAGATGACTCGCTCGAGGAAGAAGAGACTTCCTTTGGTTATTGAGCCAGGGAAGAGAAGACCAAACTCAGTGATGATCGCTGCAAAATTTGCAACTGAGTGCAACATTGCAGTAAGACAAATTGTTCCAATATTTCCACATTGGAAGGAATACAAGAAGTATCCTAAGATGATCGACGCGTACATATCGAGAGTTGTT ATTCATTACCTATGA
- the LOC136519115 gene encoding uncharacterized protein isoform X1 has product MRKCMRNNTYMQKLGLPVLAQLCANTTISPEKRQQQDREDSGSEYNGEDEANSDAHLSDDDLEPPTLSSKKKTTTKKRKTGAKKEQPGMQSSVVTRGMKNRPADVNAMNNQVEIPNQATEEADAGEQNGCLAGDQHVRTELNLDGHTRNGATMNDVSENGQTQVANIAEDDLFDEENRMRGPSIGRELVQMTRSRKKRLPLVIEPGKRRPNSVMIAAKFATECNIAVRQIVPIFPHWKEYKKYPKMIDAYISRVVSKFHTDVDSLPMKKACVAMLKKTVRQQRYKLKKRYFDALPLHLVPKTSPVDTMTNEQWDKLVEH; this is encoded by the exons ATGAGAAAGTGTATGCGCAACAACACATACATGCAGAAACTAGGACTTCCTGTGTTAGCTCAACTGTGTGCGAACACTACTATTTCCCCAGAAAAGCGGCAGCAGCAGGACAGAGAAGACTCTGGTTCGGAGTACAATGGTGAGGATGAGGCTAACAGTGATGCCCATCTAAGTGATGATGACCTGGAACCTCCTACTTTATCATCTAAG AAGAAGACAAcaacaaagaagaggaagacagGTGCTAAGAAGGAACAACCTGGGATGCAATCTAGTGTTGTCACAAGGGGAATGAAGAATCGTCCAGCTGATGTTAATGCAATGAATAATCAAGTTGAAATCCCTAATCAGGCTACAGAGGAAG CTGATGCAGGTGAGCAAAATGGCTGCCTGGCTGGAGATCAGCATGTACGCACTGAGCTAAACCTGGATGGACACACTCGAAATGGCGCCACAATGAATGATGTCAGTGAAAATGGACAAACACAGGTTGCCAACATCGCTGAAG ATGACCTATTTGATGAGGAGAATAGGATGAGGGGACCTAGTATTGGGAGGGAACTTGTTCAGATGACTCGCTCGAGGAAGAAGAGACTTCCTTTGGTTATTGAGCCAGGGAAGAGAAGACCAAACTCAGTGATGATCGCTGCAAAATTTGCAACTGAGTGCAACATTGCAGTAAGACAAATTGTTCCAATATTTCCACATTGGAAGGAATACAAGAAGTATCCTAAGATGATCGACGCGTACATATCGAGAGTTGTT TCAAAGTTTCATACGGATGTAGATTCATTACCTATGAAAAAAGCATGTGTGGCTATGCTGAAGAAAACTGTTCGCCAGCAGCGCTACAAGCTGAAAAAGAGGTATTTTGATGCTTTGCCACTACATCTGGTGCCCAAAACATCTCCTGTGGACACAATGACTAATGAGCAATGGGATAAACTTGTGGAACACTAG